Proteins from one Chroococcidiopsis sp. CCMEE 29 genomic window:
- a CDS encoding response regulator transcription factor, translating into MSQPSRIRVLVVDDHPVVRQGLIGMLEEAPDIVIVGQGRNGHEAIAVFQQQQPDVTLMDLRMPEMEGVQAITVICSEFPNARIIVLTTYDTDEEIYRGLRAGAKGYLLKDSEPEELLTAIRTVNRGQQYILPNVAAKLVQRMTAPKLSDRELEVLRLVGQGMSNQEISTALTISESTVKTHINRIFSKLDVKDRTQVAIIALKRGIASL; encoded by the coding sequence ATGAGTCAGCCCAGTCGCATTCGCGTTCTTGTTGTGGACGATCATCCCGTTGTCCGCCAGGGTTTGATCGGAATGTTGGAGGAGGCTCCAGATATTGTCATTGTGGGTCAGGGGCGAAATGGGCATGAGGCGATCGCAGTGTTTCAGCAACAGCAGCCTGATGTGACTTTGATGGATCTACGGATGCCTGAAATGGAAGGTGTTCAGGCGATTACAGTTATTTGCAGTGAGTTTCCTAACGCCCGGATTATTGTGCTGACTACGTATGACACTGATGAAGAGATTTATCGAGGATTGCGAGCCGGGGCAAAGGGGTATTTACTGAAGGACTCTGAGCCAGAGGAACTATTGACAGCAATTCGTACCGTGAACAGGGGGCAACAGTATATTCTCCCGAACGTGGCTGCCAAGCTAGTGCAGCGGATGACTGCTCCAAAATTGAGCGATCGTGAGCTAGAAGTACTTCGTTTAGTCGGTCAGGGAATGAGCAATCAAGAAATTAGCACTGCGCTAACGATTAGCGAAAGTACGGTGAAAACTCATATCAACCGAATTTTCAGCAAGCTAGATGTCAAAGATCGCACCCAAGTAGCCATCATTGCATTGAAACGCGGAATTGCGAGTTTATAA
- a CDS encoding DsbA family protein, with amino-acid sequence MSNVIPDDAPSEHNQLVVPPSEQDHRQGSLNARVVLVEYGDYQCSQCGELYTSVKAIQRQLEATLYGRDSLCFVFRHFPQPQIHPQAQKAAAATEAAGAQGQFWQMYEILLEHQQALENGYLAEYADRLGLNVPQFLRDIARGTYLDRINQDIESGIRSGVTDAPALFINNIRYTGRWTITELMTAIVAASH; translated from the coding sequence ATGAGCAATGTTATTCCTGATGACGCACCTAGCGAACACAATCAGTTAGTTGTACCCCCTTCTGAGCAAGACCATCGGCAAGGATCATTGAATGCCCGTGTTGTGCTCGTTGAGTATGGGGATTATCAATGTTCTCAATGTGGTGAACTTTATACCTCAGTTAAGGCAATTCAACGCCAGCTTGAGGCGACCCTATATGGGAGAGATTCTCTATGCTTTGTATTCCGGCATTTTCCTCAACCTCAAATCCATCCTCAAGCTCAAAAGGCAGCAGCAGCGACAGAAGCAGCAGGAGCACAAGGTCAGTTTTGGCAGATGTACGAAATCTTACTGGAGCATCAACAAGCTTTAGAGAATGGCTATCTTGCCGAGTACGCTGATCGTTTAGGACTTAACGTTCCTCAATTTCTGCGAGATATTGCGAGAGGGACGTATCTCGATCGCATTAATCAAGATATCGAAAGTGGAATCCGCAGCGGAGTGACCGACGCTCCAGCCCTATTTATCAATAACATTCGGTATACCGGACGCTGGACAATAACAGAGTTGATGACAGCCATTGTTGCTGCAAGTCACTAA